In Pseudomonas flavescens, the sequence CACAGGCCGGCGTGGCCAGTGCCTGCGTTATTCCAGGGGTTGGAGCTTTCAACTGCACCGGCGTCCATCGCTTCCACGACTTCCAGCTTGATGCCCGGATCGAGTTCCTTGAGTAGCACGGCCAGCGTCGCGCTCATGATGCCGGCTCCGACCAGCACTACATCTACAGCTTCGTAATCGTTCTGCGCCATTACCACATCTCCAAAAAATCAGCTTCCAATCGATGGCCTTCGGCCTGGGCGTAGATGCGCCTGTCAGCGGTTGCAGAGCTGTCCTGGGGATCCGGGTGACGGGAGGGGGTCGCCTTGTCCTGCCGCAAGATGATTCATATGTTCGCCACACTCTTGTGAAGTTATTGAAACCGTTTTTTCACGTTCTTTTGGAACGCGAACCTCAAAAGTTCATGTGCCTGTTGGGCCATCCTCGGCGGCAGATGTTCCGCGAAAACGCGGTAATCGCTGCATGGAGCGAGGACGGCTGTCGATATCGAGCAGCACGAAGTGGGCGACTCTCTGTGGCGTTGCCGATGGCTTGAAGTGCATCAGCGGTACGGCGAGGCCGATCAGGAGGCGTCCTTATAATCGGGGCGCGATTATAAGGCGAAAGCGAGAGAATTGATCAGATGCGTGTGACTTTTATTGCACGCGCAGTTCTGCCTGCAAACGCCCGGATGTGCGTTCAGCGGGAGGTGAAAGCGCTGTCCGGGAGCGCGGAGCCGAGCCAGGCGAGGCGTTGCTCGTTGACCTCGTGCCAGCTTGCAGGCCCCGGAGCATGGGCGCTCTGGCGAAATGCTCGGCATATGCCGTGTTCATCGACGCAGGCGAAAATCCGAGGGCGTGGTGGCAGTGCAGCCTTTTTCAGTAGTGCGCGCATCAAACAAACTTCCATCGTGCAAAGCGACCAAAGTCTTATACCGCTGGCATGTGACGAGCACATGACCGGAACCGCGTTCACCCATTGCAGGTCGATTCGTTATACTTCGCGACGCCTTATGCGCCCCTCCATGGAGAACCGAGTATGAATCGCCTGTTGTTTGGTCTGGTTGCCGCTCTCAGTCTGGCTCTTGTCGGTTGTGCCCACAGCCCGCAGCAAATCAGCCCGCAACCCAAGCTCATCGGATCATTGACCCCCGTTGGCCAGGGCCAGCCCGTGGTCGTACGCGTCGTTGACGGCCGTCCATCCCCGGTTCTGGGGACCCGTGGCGGTCTTTACCCGGAAACCAGCGCCATCAGCGTCGCTGGCCAGGACGTACTGCCCAAGCTGCAGGCTCAAGCCGAAGCCGCAGTGCGTTTGCTGGGCTTCACGCCTTCGGCCAACGCCTATAACGCGCCGCAACTGACCCTGACCCTGGCCGAGCTGAAGTATCAGTCGCCCAAGGAAGGTCTGTACGTCACCGAAGCCGACATGACCGCCACCTTCCGCGCCGACGTGCAGAACAGCAATCGCCGTTACAGCGGCCGCTACGGTGCTTCTCTCAACCAGCGCTTCGGCATGGCGCCGAATCAGGAAACCAACACCAAGCTGGTCAGTGACGTGTTGAGCGATGCCCTGACCCGCACCTTCAAGGATCCGACGCTGTCGCAGATTCTCAGCGGTCAGTAGATCGATCACGCAGTACGAAGAAGCCCCGACATGTCGGGGCTTCTTCATTTCTGAGCTAGCAGATTCTGCGTTATCAGAGTGGCAGGCCAGCCTTGATGCGGTACTGGTTGCGCACCGGCATGGCGTACTGCTGCACCAGATAGGGCTGCTGTTCGCTCGGGCATTTGCCCAGGCGCTGCTGCCATTGCTCCCTGGCGGCGGCCAGCTCGGCGGCGTCGAACAGCGTCTCGGCCGCGGGAACATCGAGCTGTGCATCGCGCTCGTTCCACATCGCATACGCCAGGTAGTGCACGGGAAACAGGCGATAGCCGGTGAGGATGTGCGCATCGGTGATGGCGGCCAACTGCTTGGCGTCTTCGAAGCCGCTGGTTAGCGGGTCGCCGAAATGCACGTGTACGCGACCTTTGTAGCCGGTGATGCCCAAGGCGATGCTCTTGTCGTCTTCACCCGGCTGTTTGGTGTAGCTGCCGGTCGTCGCACGGGTATAGAGCTCACGGGCCTTGGCGAGGTCGCAGGGATCATATTCATAGCTGATCGACACCGGAGTCAGCTTGAGGCTGCCGATGACCTCGGCGAACGGCTCGTCCTTGCGGCTCATGTGAAACATCTTGAGGATCGCCGAATCGGTACGGTCGTCGCCGTCTTTCGCGCGACCTTCGGCCTGGGCGATCCAGATCGATTCGCCGTCGTGGCGAATCGAGTGGCTGATATAGGCCGACAGCAATTGGTAGGCTGCCAGCTTCTCGCGGCGGCCGCTGATCGAGCGGTGTACGATGAAGCTCTTGTTCAGGCGCATCAGATCGCTAACGAAGGGCTTCTGCAGCAGGTTGTCGCCGATGGCGATACGTGGCGTCTGCAGCCCGGCGTGATACACCGCGTAATTGACGAAGGCCGGATCCATGACGATGTCACGGTGGTTGGCCAGGAACAGATAGGCGCTGCCTGCCTTGAGGGTTTCCACCCCGGAGTAGGTCACGCCATCGGTGGCTTTCTCGACGGTGCGGTCGACGTAGGGCTCGATGGTGTCCTGCAGGGCTCTCACCGAATCGATGCCTCGCAACCGCGAACGCAGTCGGTGAGCTATAAGAGGTTTGAGCAGCCAGCCGAATGGCCCCGCAAGACGCGGGAAACGAAACTGGGTAAGGATGTCGAGGAACGCATCGTCGGCCAACAGGCGCGCCAGAACCGCTGGAATTTCCGCGTCGGCGTAGGGTCGGATGCTATCGAATTCGCCCATCATGATCTCTTGTGATTGTCGCTGCGATTGAGAGGTTGAGCGCCCCGTCGAGGAGAGCCGCCGCCGTTCGGGCCCGCGAGCACGACGACAGCCGACCCGAGAGGCAGCAATAGACCGCCCATTATACCCTGCAAGTCACATGGAGGCGCCCTATGCTGGAAACCCAGGACTATCAATGCCCGTATTGCGGTGAGCCGGTCGAGGCCGTGTTGGACCTGTCGGCCGGTGATCAGCAGTACATCGAGGACTGCCCAGTGTGCTGCCGGCCAATCGTGTTTTCGCTCAATACCGATGGTGTGGAGTGGCAACTGGACGTAAGGGGGGAGAATGACTGATGAAGCGGATCTACGAGCCCCAGGACCTTATGGAGGGTGAGTTGTTGAAAGGCATGCTCGCCAGCGAGGGCATTCAGGCGCATCTGGTCGGTGGCCACCTGGTTGGCGCGGTGGGCGAGCTGCCGGCCTGTGGTCTGCTGGGTATGCTGGTCGAGGATGATGATTGCGAGCGCGCCCGCCAGTTGATCGCCGAGTACAATGGTGCGCAACCGCTGCCCGGTGACGAGCCGGATAACTTCCAGGGTGTGTTGCTGTGCTGATGCAGCCGCGCGTCCCTCCCTCCTGATCGGGTCACCCATGAGTGGACGCTTCGCCCTGTTTCGCTGGACGCCTGCTTTTACGGCGCTGGCCGGTTTTCCCGCTGATCAACAGCCTCACTGGAATCTGGCGCCCGGCGCTCAGGTGCTCCTGCAGCGTGCCGATGGCGAGCAGCGTTCGCTGGCGCGGGCGCGCTGGGGGCTGACACCGCCCTGGCTCACCGACCTGTCGAAGACGCCAGCCCACGCGCGTGCCGAGACGCTGGTCGATCAGCCCATGTTTCGCGACGGCTTTCGCCTGCGGCGCGGGTTGATCCCGGCCAACGGTTTCTACGAGTGGCGCGGTGCCGCCCGCAAACGCCCCTACTGGTTGAGCGGCCAGGACTCGCTCCTTTACTTCGCGGCCATCTGGGAAGCCTATCCGGTCGACGGGCATGTCTACCTCAGCACTGCCATGGTCACTCAGGCCGCTGCCACGCTGCGTCGCCCGCTGATTCTGAATGCGCAGGATCAGCAGCGCTGGCTGGCTGCGGATACACCGCTGGAGGAGCTGAAGGCGCTGCTCGTCGGGGCACCGCAGCCCCTGCGGGAACGGGTATTGAGCAACCTGGTCAATGATCCGAAGCTCGACGGGCCGGAGTGTCTGACCCCCGCCTGACCGCTCGGCTTGCGAGCACCTCTAACAGCCCCTAGCATACGTCGCTCAGTTCTCAGGGAGATCCAGCATGAAATCGTCGTTGTCTTTCACCACTCTGGCAGCGGCATTGCTGTTGGCAGGATGCCAGGCCGTCAATACCACCAGCGGTGGAGCGGTCGGCGTCGAGCGCAAGCAGTACATGTTCAGTGCGCTGTCGACCGATGAAGTCAACCAGATGTATGCCCAGTCCTATCAGGCAACGCTCAAGGAAGCCTCCACCAAGGGCGTGCTGGACAAGAACAGCGCGGATGCCAAGCGCCTGCAGCGTATCGCCGACCGGTTGATCAAGCAGGCGCCACTGTTCCGGCCCGATGCCGCTCAGTGGCAGTGGGAGGTCAACCTGATCGACAGCCCGGAACTGAACGCCAACTGCGGCCCGGGCGGCAAGATCATTTTTTACACCGGCATCATCCAGAAACTGAAACTCACCGATGACGAAATCGCCGCGGTAATGGGCCACGAAATCGCCCACGCCCTGCGCGAGCATGGGCGTGAGGCGATGTCCAAGGCCTATGGTGTGAACCTGGCCAAGCAGGGCGCCGCTGCGCTGTTGGGTGTGACACCGGACAAGATGGCCCTGGCCGATGCCGCGGTGAACTACGGCATGACCCTGCCCAACAGCCGCAGCAACGAGAACGAAGCCGACCTGATCGGTCTGGAGCTCTCGGCACGTGGCGGTTTCAACCCGAATGCGGCGGTTACCCTGTGGGAGAAAATGGCCAAGGCCAGCGAGGGTTCGCCACCTGAGTTCATGAGCACTCACCCCGCGTCTTCGAGCCGCATCGCATCCCTGCAGGCCGCCATTCCGAAGGTGATGCCGCTGTATCAGCAAGCGAAGAAGTGATCTGGACAGCGTGCGTGATCGTCCTGGGCTAGCCGTTTTTCGGCTGCGCGGGAGTCGTTCGTGAAAATTGCCGTCGTCGGCGCGTCGGGCCTGCTCGGTCATCACGCGGCGCGCGCGGTCAAGGCTGCCGGGCATCAGCTGGTACTGGTCCATCGTCTGTCTTCGCGCATCGAGCGCCTGGCCTATCTCGGTGCAGAATGCCGGGCAGCCGAGCTGCTCGATCAGCAGGCTCTGACCAGGGCCCTGCAGGGCGTAGACGGCGTGATTTTCTGCGCTGGCTATTATCCGCAGCGGCCCCGCCACTGGCAGGACGAGGTCGCCAGCGCGCTCGATCAGACCCAGCGTTTCTACAACGCCTGCCAGGCTGCCGAGGTGACGCGCATCGTCTACGTCGGCTCGGCCATCGCGCTGCCTCGGCACCCATCGGGGCAGCCTGGGCATGAGGGGCTGTTCTACGACGAAATGCCGCGCTCGCGTAATGCCTACCTTCTGTCCAAATGGGCGCTGGACCAGCAGGCCCGTGAGCAGGCGCGTGCCGGGCTGCCGGTGGTGATCGCGATTCCCGGCCTGTGTATCGGTGAGCTGGATGCCGGGCCAAGCAGCGGGCGGCTGATCACTGCCATCGACAGTGGCGAGATGCGCGGCTACGTGCCGGGTCAACGCAATCTGATCGATGCCAGCGAAGCGGGGCGTGGCTTGCTGTTGGCTCTGGAGCATGGCCGTGTGGGGGAACGCTACCTGATCACCGGCGAGAACATTCCGATGGCCGATCTGGTCGGGCGTATCGCCGAGCGGCTGGGTGTCGCCGTGCCGGCAGAGTTGTCACTGAACAAGGCCAACGGTCTGGCGGCATGGGGCAGGCTGCGTCATCGCCTCACCGGCGCCTGGCCGTGGCTCGATGAGACGGCCATCGCGCTGATGTCCGGAAGCCAGTTCCTCGACGGGCGCAAGGCCCGTGAAGAACTGGGTTTCGTTGCCCGCCAGTCGGTGGACGATACCTTGCAGCGCAGCATTCAGTGGTTCGCCGAGAACGGCTATCTGCGCCGTCGCCCGGCTTAGGGGCTGTTGACCTTTCGGCGCCGCCGCGGTGAAGCGTCAGCAGGCCTCGGCGATCACTTGCCGACGAGGCCGCTCAGCAGTAGTGCCTGATAGGCCGCATAGAGCGCCAGCGCCGCGAAGGCGGTGGCGGCCAGCCGACGGATCAGGGTGAGGGGCAGGCGATCAGCGGCGAAGTTGCCAGCCAGTACCACCGGCACGTTGGCGATCAGCATGCCCAGGGTGGTGCCGATGACCACCATGATGAAGTGTGGGTACTGGGCGGCGAGCATCACGGTGGCTACCTGGGTCTTGTCGCCCATTTCGGCCAGGAAGAAGGCGATCAGGGTGGTCAGGAATGGGCCGTAGCGTCTCAGGTTGGAGCTTTCGTCATCGTCGAGCTTGTCCGGAATCAGCGTCCACAGCGCCACGATGATGAACGAGGCGGCGAGTATCCAGCTGAGCAGCGCGGGCGAGAGCAGCCCCGCTACCCAGTTACCGACCGCGCCAGCCACCAGGTGGTTGGCCAGCGTGGCAACCACCATGCCCCAGATGATCGGCCACGGCCTGCGGAAGCGCGCGGCCAGCAGCAACGCGAGCAGCTGCGTCTTATCGCCGATTTCCGCCAGGGCGACGATCAGGGTGGGAACGAAAAGAGATTCCAGCATCAGGTTTCCTAAAGGGGCGGGTAGACACGGCTATGACACGTACAACCTTCCCGCCCCGGGTAAGGTGTTCGTGTCATAGGTCTTGTCAAACCCTGCGCGGCACTCGTGCTTGCTGTGGCCGAGTTGCGCAGACCCGTCTTGGCGGGTCTTGGGTCGCACGCACCATGGTCAACCGACCAAGTATGTTGATGCATGCCGGGCGAGCTGGCGCTCGCGGGAGACTACTCCCCTAGGACGCGCGCATTCTGCCCAAGTGGGGCGCTTTGGGCAAGGCCTGCGCCGTTGTGCCGCAGGCCCGATGCGTCAGCGGCTGAGCGCCTGGTAGATGCGGAAGCCCTCGGCATCGGCCAGGGTGTGGCAGGTGCCGATATGCTGTTCGATCAGGGGCTGGTATTTGAGGAAACGGTTGGCCACCAGGCGAATCTGCCCACCCTTGCGCAGATGCTTGCCGGCCTGGCGCAACAAGTCCTCGCTGGCCTGATAGTGGGTGTGCACGCCCTGGTGGAAGGGCGGGTTGCTGAGGATCGCGCTCAACTCCGAGGGCGCCGCGGCGATGCCATCACCGCTGATGACGTCGGCTTCCAGGCCGTTCGCGGCAAGGGTCAGGCGGCTGCTGGCGACGGCGAACGCATCGACGTCCAGCAGGGTGACGTGGCTGTGCGGATAGCGACGTTTGAGCACCGCGCCGAGTACGCCGGCGCCACAGCCGAAGTCCAGCAGATGACCGCTCGGCAGCTCCTCCAGATGGTCGAGCAGCAGGGCGCTGCCGATATCCAGCCGGCCGTGACTGAACACGCCTGGAAGGGTGATCACCTCCAGCGGGCCGTCATCGAGCGGCAGTGTGTAGCGCTGCGCCAGTGCGCAGAGGTCCGGGGTGGCAGGGGCCTGATCCACGCGCACTTGCCAGAGCTGGCAATGACGTGCGCTGTCGAGCTTGCGCGGCGTGCCATAAGCGGCCATCTGTTTGGCCGCACGCTCGACACCTGCGCGCTTCTCACCGACCAGATAGAGCACGCCGCCTGGCAGGCGGGCCGCCAGAGCGTCGAGCAGGTAACCGGTCAGCTCGCGGGACTTGGGCAGAAACAGCACGGCAGAGTCGAAGCTGGCCTGCGGCGGGGCCACGCCAAACGAGCTGCGTTCGGCGAAGCGCGCTTCGAGTCGGCCGTGGTCGCCGGCGTGCCAACTCCAGCCAAGGGCGTGTGGCAGTTGTCCGAGTAGGTCATCGGCCGGGAGCCCTGCGAGCAGCATCGGGCCGTTGAACAGCTCGGCCTGACGCAGCAGCACTTCACTTCGCGGATCCATGAGATCTCCCCCGGCAAAAGCGCGAAGGGTAGGGGCGCCAGCTTCAAGCTGCAAGCCCAAAGCCGACGGAGAACGGAAGAGCCCTCAGTTCACCTGACGTATTGCCTGGCCTGACAGAAAGCCTGCGGCATTTTCTGCCAGTTGCCCGACGATCCGCTGGCGCGCCTCGCGACTGCCCCAGGCGCTGTGCGGGGTGACGATCAGGCGAGGAATGTCGGCAGCCAGCAGCGGGTTGCCATCGCGCGGTGGTTCCTGGGTCAGCACATCGGTGGCTGCGCCGCCGAGCTTGCCGGCACGCAGGGCATCGGCCAGGGCCTGCTCGTCGATGAGGCCCCCACGCGCGGTATTGATCACGAAAGCGCCGGGCTTGAGCAGGCCCAGTTCGCGGGCGGTGATCAGGTTGCGGGTCTGCTCGGTCAGCGGGCAATGCAGGGTCAGTGCGTCGACCTGGGGCAGCAGCTCATCGAGCGGCAGGCGATCCGCCCGCGGTGGGCGGCCTGGCAGTTGCCCGTAGAGCACGCGCATGCCGAAGGCTTCGGCCAGCCGGGCGACGGCGCCCCCCAGTTCACCGTGGCCGAGCATACCCAGGGTCTTGCCTTCGAGCTCGACGATCGGGTGGTCGAGCAGGCAGAACATCGGCGATTGCTGCCAGCGACCGGCGCGGATGTCACGCTGGTACTCCGCCAGGCTGGTGGCCAGGGCGAGTAGCAGGGTGAGGGTGTGCTGCGCGACCGAGGGGGTGCCGTAGCCCTGGCAGTTGCAGACGGCGACGCCACGGCTGCGGGCGGCATCCAGGTCGACATTGTTGGTGCCGGTGGCGCTTACCAGTACCAGTTGGAGATCCGGGCAGGCGCCGAGCACCGAGGCGTCGATCACTGCCTTGTTGACGATGGCCACGCGGGCGCCCTGCAGTCGTTCGATGACCTGTTCCGAGGTACTCCGCTCGTGGAGCACCAGCTCGGCGAACTGCTCGTGCAGTGGAGTCATGTCCAGATCGCCCAGATCGAGGGAGCGATAGTCGAGAAATACTGCGCGGCCGGTTTTACTCATCAGCTGTACCTTTCTGGCGTTCTTGTCGGGAGGTAAAGTGCAGCCTATCAGAACCTCTACGCCACTGGCGGCGGCTTGACCCGCGAGGGCCACGACTGGACCGCCGAGTGCCGAACACCGTTTGAAGCCGATGCGGAGCCGTTATGTACTGGATGGAATTCTTCACCGTTGCCCTGATCCACCTGCTGGCAGTGGCCAGCCCCGGGCCGGACTTCGCCATCGTGGTGCGAGAGAGCGTCGCGCACGGACGCCGCACGGGTGTGTTCTGCGCGCTGGGCGTGGGCATGGGGATCTTCGTTCACGTGGCATATTCGCTGCTGGGTATCGGCCTGATCGTTTCCCAGTCCATCGTACTGTTCAATGCCTTGAAGTGGCTGGCAGCCGCCTATCTGCTGTACATCGGCTTCAAGGCACTGCGCGCCAGGCCGGCCACTGCGGCTGCCGCCCGGAACCAGGCTCCAGCGCTTGCGCGCACGCGCCGCGGGGCCTTCGTCACGGGCTTCGTCACCAATGGCCTGAACCCCAAGGCAACGCTGTTCTTCCTGTCGCTGTTCACCGTGGTGATCAACCCCCACACGCCGCTGCTGGTTCAGGG encodes:
- a CDS encoding YajG family lipoprotein produces the protein MNRLLFGLVAALSLALVGCAHSPQQISPQPKLIGSLTPVGQGQPVVVRVVDGRPSPVLGTRGGLYPETSAISVAGQDVLPKLQAQAEAAVRLLGFTPSANAYNAPQLTLTLAELKYQSPKEGLYVTEADMTATFRADVQNSNRRYSGRYGASLNQRFGMAPNQETNTKLVSDVLSDALTRTFKDPTLSQILSGQ
- a CDS encoding 1-acyl-sn-glycerol-3-phosphate acyltransferase, translated to MGEFDSIRPYADAEIPAVLARLLADDAFLDILTQFRFPRLAGPFGWLLKPLIAHRLRSRLRGIDSVRALQDTIEPYVDRTVEKATDGVTYSGVETLKAGSAYLFLANHRDIVMDPAFVNYAVYHAGLQTPRIAIGDNLLQKPFVSDLMRLNKSFIVHRSISGRREKLAAYQLLSAYISHSIRHDGESIWIAQAEGRAKDGDDRTDSAILKMFHMSRKDEPFAEVIGSLKLTPVSISYEYDPCDLAKARELYTRATTGSYTKQPGEDDKSIALGITGYKGRVHVHFGDPLTSGFEDAKQLAAITDAHILTGYRLFPVHYLAYAMWNERDAQLDVPAAETLFDAAELAAAREQWQQRLGKCPSEQQPYLVQQYAMPVRNQYRIKAGLPL
- a CDS encoding CPXCG motif-containing cysteine-rich protein, which produces MLETQDYQCPYCGEPVEAVLDLSAGDQQYIEDCPVCCRPIVFSLNTDGVEWQLDVRGEND
- a CDS encoding putative signal transducing protein, giving the protein MKRIYEPQDLMEGELLKGMLASEGIQAHLVGGHLVGAVGELPACGLLGMLVEDDDCERARQLIAEYNGAQPLPGDEPDNFQGVLLC
- a CDS encoding SOS response-associated peptidase encodes the protein MSGRFALFRWTPAFTALAGFPADQQPHWNLAPGAQVLLQRADGEQRSLARARWGLTPPWLTDLSKTPAHARAETLVDQPMFRDGFRLRRGLIPANGFYEWRGAARKRPYWLSGQDSLLYFAAIWEAYPVDGHVYLSTAMVTQAAATLRRPLILNAQDQQRWLAADTPLEELKALLVGAPQPLRERVLSNLVNDPKLDGPECLTPA
- a CDS encoding M48 family metallopeptidase — protein: MKSSLSFTTLAAALLLAGCQAVNTTSGGAVGVERKQYMFSALSTDEVNQMYAQSYQATLKEASTKGVLDKNSADAKRLQRIADRLIKQAPLFRPDAAQWQWEVNLIDSPELNANCGPGGKIIFYTGIIQKLKLTDDEIAAVMGHEIAHALREHGREAMSKAYGVNLAKQGAAALLGVTPDKMALADAAVNYGMTLPNSRSNENEADLIGLELSARGGFNPNAAVTLWEKMAKASEGSPPEFMSTHPASSSRIASLQAAIPKVMPLYQQAKK
- a CDS encoding NAD-dependent epimerase/dehydratase family protein; this encodes MKIAVVGASGLLGHHAARAVKAAGHQLVLVHRLSSRIERLAYLGAECRAAELLDQQALTRALQGVDGVIFCAGYYPQRPRHWQDEVASALDQTQRFYNACQAAEVTRIVYVGSAIALPRHPSGQPGHEGLFYDEMPRSRNAYLLSKWALDQQAREQARAGLPVVIAIPGLCIGELDAGPSSGRLITAIDSGEMRGYVPGQRNLIDASEAGRGLLLALEHGRVGERYLITGENIPMADLVGRIAERLGVAVPAELSLNKANGLAAWGRLRHRLTGAWPWLDETAIALMSGSQFLDGRKAREELGFVARQSVDDTLQRSIQWFAENGYLRRRPA
- a CDS encoding TMEM165/GDT1 family protein, with translation MLESLFVPTLIVALAEIGDKTQLLALLLAARFRRPWPIIWGMVVATLANHLVAGAVGNWVAGLLSPALLSWILAASFIIVALWTLIPDKLDDDESSNLRRYGPFLTTLIAFFLAEMGDKTQVATVMLAAQYPHFIMVVIGTTLGMLIANVPVVLAGNFAADRLPLTLIRRLAATAFAALALYAAYQALLLSGLVGK
- a CDS encoding class I SAM-dependent methyltransferase; this encodes MDPRSEVLLRQAELFNGPMLLAGLPADDLLGQLPHALGWSWHAGDHGRLEARFAERSSFGVAPPQASFDSAVLFLPKSRELTGYLLDALAARLPGGVLYLVGEKRAGVERAAKQMAAYGTPRKLDSARHCQLWQVRVDQAPATPDLCALAQRYTLPLDDGPLEVITLPGVFSHGRLDIGSALLLDHLEELPSGHLLDFGCGAGVLGAVLKRRYPHSHVTLLDVDAFAVASSRLTLAANGLEADVISGDGIAAAPSELSAILSNPPFHQGVHTHYQASEDLLRQAGKHLRKGGQIRLVANRFLKYQPLIEQHIGTCHTLADAEGFRIYQALSR
- a CDS encoding 2-hydroxyacid dehydrogenase, yielding MSKTGRAVFLDYRSLDLGDLDMTPLHEQFAELVLHERSTSEQVIERLQGARVAIVNKAVIDASVLGACPDLQLVLVSATGTNNVDLDAARSRGVAVCNCQGYGTPSVAQHTLTLLLALATSLAEYQRDIRAGRWQQSPMFCLLDHPIVELEGKTLGMLGHGELGGAVARLAEAFGMRVLYGQLPGRPPRADRLPLDELLPQVDALTLHCPLTEQTRNLITARELGLLKPGAFVINTARGGLIDEQALADALRAGKLGGAATDVLTQEPPRDGNPLLAADIPRLIVTPHSAWGSREARQRIVGQLAENAAGFLSGQAIRQVN
- a CDS encoding LysE family transporter, whose product is MYWMEFFTVALIHLLAVASPGPDFAIVVRESVAHGRRTGVFCALGVGMGIFVHVAYSLLGIGLIVSQSIVLFNALKWLAAAYLLYIGFKALRARPATAAAARNQAPALARTRRGAFVTGFVTNGLNPKATLFFLSLFTVVINPHTPLLVQGGYGVYLAVATASWFCLVAMLFSHQRVRDGFARMGHWFDRLMGAVLVGLGIKLAFTELK